The Portunus trituberculatus isolate SZX2019 chromosome 19, ASM1759143v1, whole genome shotgun sequence genome contains a region encoding:
- the LOC123506134 gene encoding tetratricopeptide repeat protein 19, mitochondrial-like, with translation MYFASPMPVYFHILRVASRGQLYLEHTLSQRLACTSRGVASSAVKEKHPISKNNFVIEHAFHEKENYSYDIGRNCLFKKSNLADHSWCLGPSNLKSHTSGSEHAGRGRHGWSLASVLALSIFSTRSEGEEEKKESELIIMIKRGILALKSGELKKAEQLLHVALKMAQETNNQQAVTYIFDLLANLAYQREEYPKAEQLFKDVLQRLLSGGMAEDDNAVVEISLKLASVYASVENYEKAVQGFQFCISTQEEKINKKGEAAVDEDTLLLWAMSMDWYARFLLNLHKFELAKQHFLKAYEMSARVNGWGHSQTAVLLNDIGSVCSLQKNYTEAMDYLEKAIAAAREAKSSDIGSFYVNLGTVYLQQGLHGEARRCCKEGLTLSRKMKNIDGAEEAEICLAEIEKVIKAEERK, from the exons ATGTATTTTGCATCACCAATGCCtgtttatttccatattttaaGAGTGGCATCAAGGGGCCAGCTGTACCTTGAACACACATTATCACAGAGGCTTGCATGCACATCAAGGGGTGTAGCAAGCTCTGCTGTGAAGGAAAAGCATCCTATATCAAAGAATAATTTTGTAATTGAGCACGCCTTTCATGAAAAAGAGAATTATAGTTATGATATTGGTAGGAACTGTCTATTTAAGAAAAGTAACTTAGCAGACCATTCATGGTGTCTTGGGCCAAGTAACCTGAAGTCACACACTAGTGGTAGTGAACACGCTGGCAGAGGCAGGCATGGGTGGAGCTTGGCCTCTGTCCTGGCTCTCAGCATCTTCAGCACCAGGtccgaaggagaggaagagaaaaaagagtcgGAGCTCATCATTATGATCAAGCGAGGAATACTTGCCCTGAAG AGTGGTGAGCTGAAGAAGGCTGAGCAGCTCCTCCATGTGGCCCTCAAGATGGCACAGGAGACCAACAACCAGCAGGCAGTTACCTACATCTTTGACCTGCTGGCTAACCTTGCATACCAGAGGGAGGAGTACCCCAAGGCAGAGCAGCTTTTCAAGGATGTGCTGCAGCGGCTCCTCTCAG GTGGCATGGCAGAGGATGACAACGCAGTGGTGGAAATAAGCCTCAAGCTGGCCAGTGTCTATGCCTCGGTGGAGAATTATGAGAAGGCTGTCCAAGGTTTCCAGTTCTGTATTTCAActcaggaagaaaagataaacaagaaaggagaggcTGCTGTGGATGAAGACACGCTACTGCTGTGGGCCATGAGCATGGATTGGTATGCTCGCTTTCTCCTCAACCTTCACAAGTTTGAGTTGGCCAAGCAACACTTCCTCAAGGCCTATGAGATGAGTGCCCGTGTTAATGGTTGGGGACACTCCCAGACGGCTGTGCTGCTCAATGACATTGGCTCAGTATGCTCTCTTCAGAAAAACTACACAGAGGCAATGGACTATCTAGAGAAGGCCATCGCTGCTGCCCGTGAGGCTAAGAGCTCTGACATTGGCTCCTTTTATGTTAACCTAGGCACTGTGTATCTCCAGCAGGGTCTGCATGGGGAGGCCAGGAGGTGTTGCAAGGAGGGTCTGACTCTCTccaggaaaatgaagaacattGATGGTGCAGAGG
- the LOC123506135 gene encoding haloacid dehalogenase-like hydrolase domain-containing protein 3 isoform X1, which translates to MLRLITLDMTNTILKFRKPPGEQYAAVAKLYGLDSDPLKLTQAFRLSFKQLEHEAPNFGVGGIGWQKWWLGVVRRTFTSAGCCADSSSLDTIGHHLIRHFSGGNAYELFEGSTTLLEDIRGRGVVLGAISNSDERLEGILLHLGVRHYFDFVLTSYAAKVAKPDPRIFQQALSCAGNNITSSEALHIGDDLQRDYLAAQRCGWQSVLVSSKLHQVCREAGVTVDDASMVTCLTDLHSLLDRYTTS; encoded by the exons ATGTTGCGTCTCATAACCCTTGACATGACCAACACCATCCTCAA GTTTCGAAAGCCTCCTGGAGAGCAGTATGCAGCTGTAGCAAAACTCTATGGACTGGACTCTGATCCTCTTAAGCTCACCCAGGCCttcag GTTGAGCTTCAAACAACTTGAACACGAGGCACCAAACTTCGGCGTAGGAGGCATCGGTTGGCAGAAGTGGTGGCTAGGTGTGGTGAGGCGCACCTTCACGTCTGCTGGCTGCTGCGCTGACTCCTCCAGTCTTGATACCATTGGCCACCACCTCATCAGACATTTCTCTGGTGGAAATGCTTATGAGCTCTTTGAAGGCAGCACTACACTGTTAGAGGacataagaggaagaggtgttgTGCTTGGTGCCATATCCAACTCTGATGAGAGGTTAGAGGGTATCTTGCTCCATCTGGGAGTGAGACATTATTTTGACTTTGTCCTCACTTCTTATGCAGCCAAAGTTGCCAAGCCAGATCCAAGGATTTTCCAGCAGGCATTATCATGTGCAGGAAACAACATTACCTCCTCAGAGGCACTTCACATAGGTGATGACCTTCAGCGAGACTACCTGGCAGCACAGAGGTGTGGGTGGCAGAGTGTGCTGGTGTCCAGCAAGCTGCACCAGGTGTGTCGAGAGGCAGGGGTGACTGTGGATGATGCTTCGATGGTCACCTGCCTCACTGACCTGCATTCACTCCTAGACAGATACACAACATCATAG
- the LOC123506135 gene encoding haloacid dehalogenase-like hydrolase domain-containing protein 3 isoform X2, which yields MHMIGFRKPPGEQYAAVAKLYGLDSDPLKLTQAFRLSFKQLEHEAPNFGVGGIGWQKWWLGVVRRTFTSAGCCADSSSLDTIGHHLIRHFSGGNAYELFEGSTTLLEDIRGRGVVLGAISNSDERLEGILLHLGVRHYFDFVLTSYAAKVAKPDPRIFQQALSCAGNNITSSEALHIGDDLQRDYLAAQRCGWQSVLVSSKLHQVCREAGVTVDDASMVTCLTDLHSLLDRYTTS from the exons ATGCACATGATAGG GTTTCGAAAGCCTCCTGGAGAGCAGTATGCAGCTGTAGCAAAACTCTATGGACTGGACTCTGATCCTCTTAAGCTCACCCAGGCCttcag GTTGAGCTTCAAACAACTTGAACACGAGGCACCAAACTTCGGCGTAGGAGGCATCGGTTGGCAGAAGTGGTGGCTAGGTGTGGTGAGGCGCACCTTCACGTCTGCTGGCTGCTGCGCTGACTCCTCCAGTCTTGATACCATTGGCCACCACCTCATCAGACATTTCTCTGGTGGAAATGCTTATGAGCTCTTTGAAGGCAGCACTACACTGTTAGAGGacataagaggaagaggtgttgTGCTTGGTGCCATATCCAACTCTGATGAGAGGTTAGAGGGTATCTTGCTCCATCTGGGAGTGAGACATTATTTTGACTTTGTCCTCACTTCTTATGCAGCCAAAGTTGCCAAGCCAGATCCAAGGATTTTCCAGCAGGCATTATCATGTGCAGGAAACAACATTACCTCCTCAGAGGCACTTCACATAGGTGATGACCTTCAGCGAGACTACCTGGCAGCACAGAGGTGTGGGTGGCAGAGTGTGCTGGTGTCCAGCAAGCTGCACCAGGTGTGTCGAGAGGCAGGGGTGACTGTGGATGATGCTTCGATGGTCACCTGCCTCACTGACCTGCATTCACTCCTAGACAGATACACAACATCATAG